A single Clostridia bacterium DNA region contains:
- the rplW gene encoding 50S ribosomal protein L23: protein MNNYDIIIKPILSEKSFSGIQMKRYTFKVAKNATKVDIKRAVEEVFGVEVAKVNTVNVQGKIKRRGATEGKRPDYKKAIVQLTESSKSIEFFDSLT, encoded by the coding sequence ATGAACAATTACGATATTATAATCAAGCCGATCTTATCCGAAAAAAGTTTCAGCGGCATTCAAATGAAGAGATACACCTTCAAAGTTGCGAAGAACGCGACCAAGGTGGATATCAAGAGAGCGGTTGAAGAAGTGTTCGGCGTCGAGGTCGCGAAAGTCAACACCGTTAACGTGCAAGGCAAGATCAAGAGACGCGGCGCGACGGAAGGCAAGAGACCGGACTACAAGAAAGCGATCGTGCAACTTACCGAGTCGAGTAAGAGCATCGAGTTCTTCGACAGTTTGACGTAA
- the rplC gene encoding 50S ribosomal protein L3 gives MSKAIVGKKLGMSQVFAQDGQVIPVTVIEAGPCPVVHIKTVEKDGYEALQVAFGESEKLNKPQKGVFQKAGVKNARYLKELKLDIAGAEVGKTVLTAAQFEVGDKVDVSGVSKGHGFSGVIKRWNAQRVGSMSHGTGPIHRSVGSMAANSDPSRVFKNKHMAGQYGHENVTVQNLEVVKVDAERNLILVKGGVPGPKGGLLVLRNSVKA, from the coding sequence ATGAGTAAAGCAATCGTCGGAAAGAAACTTGGTATGAGCCAAGTGTTTGCACAGGATGGGCAAGTCATTCCCGTGACGGTCATCGAAGCAGGCCCATGTCCCGTCGTGCATATCAAGACAGTCGAGAAAGACGGCTACGAAGCGCTTCAAGTCGCGTTCGGTGAGTCCGAAAAACTCAACAAGCCGCAAAAGGGCGTGTTCCAAAAGGCGGGCGTGAAGAACGCGCGTTACCTGAAAGAACTCAAACTCGATATCGCGGGAGCCGAGGTCGGCAAGACCGTCCTTACGGCGGCGCAGTTCGAAGTCGGCGACAAGGTGGACGTCAGCGGCGTTTCCAAAGGTCACGGTTTCTCGGGCGTTATCAAGAGATGGAACGCGCAGCGCGTCGGATCCATGTCCCACGGTACCGGTCCGATCCACCGTTCGGTCGGTTCCATGGCTGCGAACTCCGACCCGAGCCGCGTGTTCAAGAACAAGCATATGGCGGGTCAATACGGTCATGAGAACGTCACCGTGCAAAACCTTGAAGTCGTCAAGGTGGACGCCGAGCGTAATCTGATCCTCGTGAAGGGCGGCGTGCCCGGACCCAAGGGTGGTCTCCTCGTTTTGAGGAACTCCGTGAAGGCGTAA
- a CDS encoding DUF6273 domain-containing protein, translating to MKFPVKRLIKNAKRRKTLIGIAIAAAVIALIVGVAVFMDASSVTLINTNAKAGSIIGGGRISSGSNATMRAVAFDGYVFTEWTNKDGSVASREPSYKMQIPASDITLYANWKLIDWSLELNLNSNDNTTEYPKTFTVESETIFLNPPTRTGYTFLGWYLDENFLKPYKYDYIPQGTAEEITLYAKWAPSYKITYDLDVRVSNDPDNPTTYTEFNSVLLESPVWYELNDRGQSTGGSYKFLGWYDEGNNRVTEIPKEWKRDVTLHARWDMTDPVYYNIYTKGNYIYVDLGHYPNHILEDPATLYFLKEAIRTGAIEPDPETHLFSYQNTLYAQATASPYQSGTYFSDDTYVKKGESFFFIVEPIRWRVLSGDPNDPNSVVTLLSEDILTASPFQTSLQVRSYAGVPVYANNWEKSMLREFLNGTFYAEAFKEGEAKFIQTTQVDIGRGVSHFDTFANGKKCDDKVYLLSYKDLANSKYHWDHWTKTEDSRKVAKATDYAKAMGVYSSLNGGKERDACHWWLRTPGDFEDTASLTTALGTVGTYNVKTSCIGVRPAITVKLG from the coding sequence ATGAAATTCCCCGTAAAAAGACTTATCAAAAATGCGAAACGGAGAAAGACCTTGATCGGGATTGCGATCGCTGCGGCGGTCATTGCGCTGATCGTCGGCGTTGCCGTTTTTATGGACGCAAGTTCCGTCACTTTGATCAACACGAACGCCAAAGCCGGTAGCATCATCGGCGGCGGCAGGATCAGCAGCGGCAGCAACGCGACGATGCGTGCGGTCGCCTTCGACGGATACGTCTTTACGGAGTGGACGAATAAAGACGGTTCGGTCGCAAGCCGCGAGCCGAGCTACAAAATGCAGATCCCCGCGTCCGACATTACTCTTTACGCGAATTGGAAACTCATCGACTGGTCTTTGGAGCTCAATCTGAACAGCAACGACAACACGACCGAATACCCTAAGACCTTTACCGTCGAATCCGAAACCATCTTTTTGAATCCGCCGACGCGAACCGGCTACACCTTCCTCGGTTGGTATCTCGACGAAAATTTTCTGAAACCCTACAAATACGATTACATCCCCCAAGGCACGGCGGAAGAGATCACGCTTTACGCAAAATGGGCGCCGTCTTACAAGATCACCTACGATCTCGACGTCCGAGTTTCGAACGATCCCGATAATCCCACGACCTACACCGAGTTCAATTCCGTCCTTCTCGAAAGCCCCGTTTGGTACGAGCTGAACGACCGCGGACAATCGACGGGCGGCAGCTATAAGTTCCTCGGTTGGTACGACGAAGGCAACAATCGCGTTACGGAGATTCCCAAAGAATGGAAGCGCGACGTTACCCTTCACGCGCGCTGGGATATGACAGACCCCGTTTATTACAACATCTACACGAAAGGCAACTACATCTACGTCGACCTCGGGCATTACCCCAACCATATCCTCGAAGACCCCGCGACCTTATATTTCCTCAAAGAAGCAATCCGAACCGGCGCGATCGAGCCCGACCCCGAAACGCATCTTTTCAGCTATCAAAACACGCTGTACGCGCAAGCGACCGCGTCACCCTATCAAAGCGGAACGTATTTCAGCGACGACACCTACGTTAAAAAAGGCGAATCCTTCTTCTTCATCGTGGAGCCGATCCGTTGGCGCGTCCTCTCGGGCGATCCGAACGACCCGAATTCCGTCGTCACCCTTCTTTCGGAAGACATCTTGACCGCCTCCCCGTTCCAGACCTCGCTGCAAGTCCGCTCCTATGCGGGCGTCCCCGTCTACGCGAACAACTGGGAAAAGAGTATGCTGCGCGAGTTTCTGAACGGAACCTTCTACGCCGAAGCGTTCAAAGAAGGCGAAGCGAAATTCATTCAAACGACGCAAGTGGATATCGGTAGGGGCGTTTCTCACTTCGACACCTTCGCAAACGGCAAAAAGTGCGACGATAAGGTTTACCTTTTGAGCTACAAAGATCTCGCGAATTCGAAATATCATTGGGATCACTGGACGAAGACCGAAGATTCCCGCAAAGTCGCGAAAGCGACCGATTACGCCAAAGCGATGGGCGTTTACAGCAGCCTGAACGGCGGGAAAGAGCGCGACGCTTGCCACTGGTGGCTTCGCACGCCGGGCGACTTTGAGGACACCGCGTCTTTGACGACGGCGCTCGGAACGGTCGGCACTTATAACGTAAAAACGTCTTGCATCGGAGTCCGCCCCGCGATCACCGTCAAACTCGGCTGA
- the tmk gene encoding dTMP kinase, with product MKRGKFIVFEGIDGSGKSTHAALLKEKLEASGEKVYLTAEPSEGEAGKLLRRCLRGESDLPEEAIAGLFMTDRLDHIKNPNGGLLSRLEKGEIILCDRYYFSSFAYNGAYAPLDWVMAINALPRALLRPDLTLFLDIPPERFLSRIENRSETERYEKLEVLKRVRENYFAAFEKFPDENVAVIDNDKPLAEAAEDVYLAVKSLFEAR from the coding sequence ATGAAACGAGGAAAATTCATCGTCTTCGAAGGAATCGACGGCAGCGGGAAAAGCACGCACGCCGCCCTTCTTAAAGAAAAGCTCGAAGCATCGGGTGAAAAAGTATATTTGACCGCGGAGCCGTCGGAAGGCGAAGCGGGCAAGCTCCTGCGCCGCTGTTTGCGGGGAGAATCCGATCTTCCCGAAGAGGCGATCGCGGGGCTTTTTATGACCGATCGACTGGATCATATCAAGAACCCGAACGGCGGTCTTCTCTCCCGCTTGGAAAAGGGCGAGATCATCCTTTGCGACCGCTATTATTTCTCTTCTTTCGCCTATAACGGCGCTTATGCGCCCCTTGATTGGGTCATGGCGATCAACGCGCTTCCCCGCGCCCTGCTCCGCCCCGATCTGACGCTTTTTTTGGACATTCCGCCCGAGCGTTTTTTAAGCCGCATCGAGAACCGCTCCGAAACCGAACGCTACGAAAAGCTCGAAGTGTTGAAGCGCGTTCGCGAAAACTATTTCGCGGCGTTTGAAAAATTCCCCGACGAGAACGTCGCCGTGATCGATAACGACAAACCCCTCGCCGAAGCCGCGGAGGACGTCTACCTCGCGGTCAAATCGCTTTTCGAAGCCCGCTGA
- the rpsJ gene encoding 30S ribosomal protein S10 has translation MAGQTIRIKLKSYDHELVDGVATKIVDAITKCGAKISGPIPLPTEREIVTILRATHKYKDSREQFEMRTHKRLIDIYNPSAKVVQCLMNVDVPAGVDIKIKL, from the coding sequence ATGGCAGGACAAACGATCAGAATCAAACTTAAAAGCTACGATCACGAACTCGTTGACGGTGTCGCGACCAAAATCGTCGACGCGATCACGAAATGCGGCGCGAAGATCTCGGGACCGATCCCCCTTCCGACCGAGCGTGAAATCGTAACGATCCTTCGTGCGACGCACAAATATAAGGATTCGCGCGAGCAATTCGAGATGAGGACGCATAAGCGTCTTATCGATATTTACAATCCTTCGGCGAAAGTCGTTCAATGCTTGATGAACGTCGACGTGCCGGCGGGCGTGGATATCAAAATCAAACTTTAA
- the rplD gene encoding 50S ribosomal protein L4, whose protein sequence is MLVKIYDKQAKEVGSMDLSDEVFAREYNEAIIHQCVVAQRNNMRQGTKSTLTRTEVRGGGRKPWRQKGTGNARQGSTRAPQWVKGGVVFAPKPRDFSQKVNKVMRREALKSALSYKFQNEEAVVVDSLALENAKTKEIASVLKNFNMDKSTLIVLGDHDDGAVVASRNIPNVTTVNANLISVLDVVANAKCLFTKEAAEQIEKNQLEA, encoded by the coding sequence ATGTTGGTTAAGATTTACGATAAACAGGCAAAAGAAGTGGGCAGCATGGATCTCTCGGACGAAGTCTTCGCGAGAGAGTACAACGAAGCCATCATTCATCAATGCGTCGTCGCGCAAAGAAACAATATGCGCCAAGGCACGAAGAGCACCTTGACGAGGACGGAAGTCCGCGGCGGCGGCAGGAAACCTTGGAGACAAAAGGGAACCGGTAACGCTCGTCAGGGTAGCACCCGCGCTCCGCAATGGGTCAAAGGCGGCGTAGTCTTCGCTCCGAAGCCCCGCGACTTCTCCCAGAAAGTCAATAAGGTTATGAGAAGAGAAGCGTTGAAGAGCGCGCTCTCCTATAAATTCCAAAACGAGGAAGCCGTCGTCGTCGATTCGCTCGCTCTCGAAAACGCGAAGACCAAAGAGATCGCTTCCGTGCTTAAAAATTTCAATATGGATAAGAGCACCCTTATCGTGCTCGGCGATCATGACGACGGAGCGGTCGTCGCTTCCCGCAACATCCCGAACGTAACGACGGTGAACGCGAATCTCATCAGCGTGCTCGACGTCGTCGCGAACGCGAAATGCCTTTTCACGAAGGAAGCCGCGGAGCAGATCGAAAAGAATCAGTTAGAGGCGTAG
- a CDS encoding methylenetetrahydrofolate reductase, which translates to MKIRDVIKKRGNTLSFEIFPPKGEFDVFVVRSLLAELSPLAPSYVSVTYSAGGSKNDALTEEIAYMAQSDYHMPSCCHVTVINSEKSEVKRVVDSFAARGIENVLALRGDRIEDLAVKDGYSHPTEIMPYLVEKGFCVGASCYPEGHPSSPCLDEDIKYMKKKEELGASYFVSQLCFDNRRFKEFFDRVDKAGIESPVCAGIMPIMSKAQVNRMIYMCAVSLPGEIIRILNRYEFDKEGLLSAGLDYAAKQVAELFDMGVDDIHFYTMNRPEVARGLVERLKALGYLK; encoded by the coding sequence ATGAAAATTCGGGACGTTATCAAAAAAAGAGGAAACACGCTTTCTTTCGAAATCTTTCCGCCGAAAGGCGAATTCGATGTCTTCGTCGTGCGTTCCCTTCTTGCGGAGCTTTCTCCGCTCGCTCCTTCTTACGTCAGCGTGACGTACAGCGCGGGCGGTTCCAAAAACGACGCTTTGACCGAAGAGATCGCGTATATGGCGCAAAGCGATTATCATATGCCTTCCTGTTGTCACGTCACGGTCATCAACAGCGAAAAGAGCGAGGTGAAGCGCGTCGTGGATTCCTTCGCGGCGAGAGGGATCGAGAACGTCCTCGCGCTCCGCGGCGATCGAATCGAAGATCTCGCCGTCAAAGACGGATATTCGCATCCGACCGAGATCATGCCGTATCTCGTCGAAAAAGGGTTTTGCGTCGGCGCGAGTTGCTATCCCGAGGGACATCCTTCTTCCCCGTGTTTGGACGAAGATATCAAATATATGAAGAAAAAAGAAGAGCTCGGCGCGTCCTATTTCGTGTCGCAGCTCTGCTTTGACAATCGGCGCTTCAAAGAGTTTTTCGACCGCGTGGACAAAGCGGGGATCGAATCGCCCGTTTGCGCGGGCATTATGCCGATTATGAGCAAAGCGCAGGTCAATCGAATGATCTATATGTGCGCCGTTTCGCTTCCCGGGGAGATCATCCGCATTTTGAATCGTTACGAGTTCGATAAAGAGGGGCTGTTGTCCGCCGGTCTCGATTACGCGGCGAAGCAAGTCGCGGAGCTTTTCGATATGGGCGTGGACGATATCCACTTTTACACGATGAATCGTCCCGAAGTCGCGCGCGGTCTCGTGGAGAGACTGAAAGCGCTCGGCTACTTGAAATGA
- a CDS encoding alpha/beta hydrolase, protein MREFKLKSFDETEIYCTIWDDVHAPKGVVQLLHGMSEYGGHYAGFAEYLNSRGYIVFADDHRAHGRTETEKERGRHKGNIFRDTLKDELFFREWLKEQYDLPIFLAGHSYGSFLCQAFAESETDVPAIAIFGTGHMRTLCTIGKILTIPLFLVARNWRPKFVNFLSDNLFRFKGDKGKAQWINDTAAVREAFIRGEYTHTDMSVAFDYYMMSEAIKLYKKKNLAKLNPKTPIGIFCGTQDVVGLCTRGAKKLDRTYKECGVPSELRFYEGSRHEIVYGKNADRARADIADFFDRVLEGSSQSGAEEN, encoded by the coding sequence ATGCGGGAATTTAAGCTCAAAAGTTTTGACGAAACGGAAATCTATTGCACTATCTGGGACGACGTGCACGCGCCGAAAGGCGTCGTCCAACTCCTTCACGGGATGAGCGAGTACGGCGGGCATTACGCGGGATTCGCCGAGTATCTGAATTCCCGCGGCTATATCGTCTTCGCGGACGATCACCGCGCGCACGGAAGAACGGAAACGGAAAAAGAGCGCGGCAGGCATAAGGGCAACATTTTCCGCGACACGTTGAAGGACGAACTCTTCTTCCGCGAGTGGCTCAAAGAGCAATACGACCTTCCGATCTTTTTGGCGGGGCATTCCTACGGCAGTTTTCTCTGTCAGGCGTTCGCCGAATCCGAGACGGACGTCCCCGCGATCGCGATCTTCGGGACGGGACACATGCGCACGCTTTGCACGATCGGCAAGATCCTGACGATCCCCCTCTTCCTCGTGGCGAGGAATTGGCGACCTAAATTCGTAAACTTCCTTTCGGACAACCTGTTTCGCTTCAAGGGAGACAAAGGTAAAGCGCAATGGATCAACGACACCGCGGCGGTCCGCGAAGCCTTTATCCGCGGCGAATACACCCACACCGACATGAGCGTCGCTTTCGACTACTATATGATGAGTGAAGCAATCAAACTATATAAGAAAAAGAATCTCGCTAAGCTGAACCCGAAAACTCCGATCGGCATTTTCTGCGGCACGCAGGACGTCGTCGGACTTTGCACGAGAGGCGCGAAAAAGCTCGACCGCACCTATAAAGAATGCGGCGTGCCGAGCGAACTCCGCTTCTACGAAGGCTCCCGCCACGAGATCGTCTACGGTAAAAACGCCGATCGGGCGAGAGCGGATATCGCGGACTTTTTCGATCGCGTCCTCGAAGGCTCTTCGCAAAGCGGCGCGGAGGAAAACTGA
- a CDS encoding lysoplasmalogenase: MVTYILLALGGVSLIFFLLFRDQDGGILPLALKTVTSLLFVGTAIAAAVGNYNLTGTESFGKIAFMGLVLMGLVCGLVGDIALDLKITYFETSVRHSDLYTFMGISSFGIGHIFYVIAIATLFGFSPWAILIAAAATAAVFGIGKFLFKINFGKFFILCVIYAFLLTLFLSSAIVGGILSGFGLSVILLIVGASLFLGSNLLLAFIYFDGNDSRIMIILDNVLYYGGQFAIALSLFYLGTLL; encoded by the coding sequence ATGGTAACCTATATTTTGCTCGCCCTCGGCGGCGTCAGTTTGATTTTCTTTTTACTTTTCCGCGATCAGGACGGCGGAATCCTTCCGCTCGCGCTGAAAACCGTGACCAGCCTGCTCTTCGTCGGAACGGCGATCGCGGCTGCCGTCGGGAATTACAACTTGACAGGGACGGAATCCTTCGGCAAGATCGCGTTTATGGGGCTCGTTCTTATGGGACTCGTCTGCGGTTTGGTCGGCGACATCGCGCTCGACCTCAAAATCACCTATTTCGAAACCAGCGTTCGTCACAGCGATCTGTACACCTTTATGGGGATCAGTTCGTTCGGGATCGGGCACATCTTCTACGTTATCGCGATCGCAACGCTTTTCGGTTTCTCGCCTTGGGCGATTTTGATCGCCGCCGCCGCGACCGCCGCGGTCTTCGGGATCGGAAAATTCCTCTTTAAGATCAATTTCGGAAAGTTCTTTATCCTCTGCGTGATCTACGCGTTCCTTTTGACGCTCTTCCTCTCTTCCGCGATCGTGGGCGGGATTTTGAGCGGATTCGGTCTGTCCGTGATCCTTTTGATCGTCGGCGCGTCGCTTTTCCTCGGCTCCAACCTGCTCCTCGCTTTCATTTATTTCGACGGGAACGACAGCCGCATTATGATCATCCTCGACAACGTCCTTTACTACGGCGGGCAGTTCGCGATCGCGCTCAGCCTTTTCTACCTCGGAACGTTGCTTTGA
- a CDS encoding homocysteine S-methyltransferase family protein yields the protein MRGNDMKEFLLFDGAMGTMLQARGLKAGAFPELYNLTHPEIVSEIHKAYVQAGADVVTANTFGANPFKMKGADVEAVIKSGVKIAKESGAKKVALDVSSHGALLEPNGTLGFDEAYENYKKIVIWGEEAGADLILIETMSDLLEAKCALLAAKENTSLPVYVTMTYMEDGRTFLGTDPVTATITLSALHADAVGINCSLGAKDMLPMVEKVCKYATCPVIVQPNAGLPKVVDGKTVYDDTPTSFAAAMKEIAKAGASILGGCCGTTPEHISALKQILQGMTPVRREVKEVTAATSATKTVILDEGVKIIGERLNPTGKKKLKAALIEGDMDYLLREAIDQERAGADILDVNVGLPEIDEKTVLTKVVKELQGTIDLPLQLDSSSKEALEAACRIYAGKPIINSVNLKKESVERIAPIAKKYGAALVGLCLGETMPKTHEERFAFAKELVSALTERGIPKKDILIDCLVMTIATDETQAEETALAVEKVTKELGVKTVLGVSNVSFGMPDRLKINAAFLSRCLRAGLSAPILNPLVQEYAEPLSGKLISLDTSSYFTFDKDGAEGIRGMIFCGVVGGIESAVEEALKTRAPLDVINEEFIPALNEIGAKFEKGEVFLPRLIAAAEVVKRGMEVMKKEEDGEALPDVILATVRGDIHDIGKNIVKMLLQSYGFKVLDLGKDVPEETVVEAWKKTKAPLVGLSALMTTTVPSMKRTIEALKAAGSTAKVAVGGAVLTKEYAAEVGADYYGKDALETVKIAQAVIGK from the coding sequence ATGCGGGGGAATGATATGAAAGAGTTTTTATTGTTCGACGGCGCAATGGGGACGATGTTGCAGGCGCGCGGGCTGAAAGCCGGCGCATTCCCCGAGCTTTATAATCTGACGCATCCCGAGATCGTTTCCGAGATCCACAAAGCCTACGTTCAAGCGGGCGCGGACGTCGTCACCGCCAATACCTTCGGCGCGAATCCTTTCAAAATGAAAGGCGCGGACGTCGAGGCGGTCATCAAGAGCGGCGTGAAGATCGCGAAGGAATCGGGCGCGAAAAAGGTCGCGCTTGACGTCTCTTCTCACGGCGCGCTTCTCGAACCGAACGGGACGCTCGGCTTCGACGAAGCCTACGAAAACTATAAAAAGATCGTGATTTGGGGCGAAGAAGCGGGCGCGGACTTGATCCTCATCGAGACGATGAGCGATCTTTTGGAAGCGAAATGCGCGCTCCTTGCCGCAAAAGAGAATACCTCGCTCCCCGTTTACGTTACGATGACCTATATGGAGGACGGAAGAACCTTCCTCGGGACGGATCCCGTCACCGCCACGATCACGCTTTCCGCGCTTCACGCGGACGCGGTCGGGATCAACTGCTCTCTCGGCGCGAAGGATATGCTTCCGATGGTCGAAAAGGTTTGCAAGTACGCGACCTGTCCCGTCATCGTCCAGCCGAACGCGGGGCTTCCGAAAGTCGTGGACGGAAAAACCGTGTACGACGACACGCCGACTTCTTTTGCCGCCGCGATGAAAGAGATCGCGAAGGCGGGCGCGTCCATCCTCGGCGGGTGCTGCGGAACGACCCCCGAGCATATTTCCGCGCTGAAACAAATCCTGCAAGGTATGACGCCCGTTCGGAGAGAGGTGAAAGAGGTCACCGCCGCCACGAGCGCCACGAAGACCGTCATTTTGGACGAGGGAGTCAAGATCATCGGCGAAAGGTTGAACCCGACCGGAAAAAAGAAACTCAAAGCCGCTTTGATCGAAGGGGATATGGATTATCTCCTGCGCGAAGCGATCGACCAAGAACGCGCCGGCGCGGACATTCTGGACGTAAACGTCGGGCTTCCCGAGATCGACGAAAAGACGGTTTTGACGAAAGTCGTCAAGGAACTGCAAGGGACGATCGATCTTCCGCTCCAACTCGATTCCTCGTCGAAAGAGGCGCTCGAAGCCGCTTGCCGTATCTACGCGGGTAAGCCCATCATCAATTCCGTAAACCTCAAAAAAGAGAGCGTGGAAAGGATCGCGCCGATCGCGAAGAAGTACGGCGCGGCGCTCGTCGGGCTGTGTCTCGGCGAGACGATGCCGAAGACGCACGAAGAGCGTTTCGCGTTCGCGAAAGAGCTTGTCTCCGCTTTGACGGAGCGCGGGATTCCCAAGAAGGATATTTTGATCGACTGTTTGGTCATGACGATCGCGACGGACGAGACGCAAGCCGAAGAGACTGCGCTCGCCGTGGAAAAGGTGACGAAAGAGCTCGGCGTAAAGACGGTGCTCGGCGTCAGTAACGTCAGTTTCGGAATGCCGGACAGATTGAAGATCAACGCGGCGTTTTTGTCGCGCTGTCTGAGAGCGGGGCTTTCCGCTCCGATTTTGAATCCGCTCGTTCAAGAGTATGCGGAACCGCTTTCGGGCAAACTCATTTCGCTCGATACCTCGTCCTATTTTACGTTCGATAAGGACGGCGCGGAAGGGATCCGCGGAATGATCTTTTGCGGCGTCGTTGGCGGGATCGAGAGCGCGGTCGAAGAAGCGCTGAAAACGCGCGCGCCGCTCGACGTCATAAACGAAGAATTTATCCCCGCGCTGAACGAGATCGGCGCGAAATTCGAGAAAGGAGAGGTGTTCCTGCCTCGATTGATCGCGGCGGCGGAAGTCGTTAAACGCGGAATGGAAGTAATGAAAAAGGAAGAGGACGGCGAGGCTCTGCCCGACGTGATCCTCGCAACCGTCCGAGGCGATATCCACGATATCGGAAAGAATATCGTCAAGATGCTTCTGCAAAGCTACGGGTTCAAAGTTTTGGATCTCGGGAAGGACGTCCCCGAGGAAACGGTCGTGGAAGCTTGGAAAAAGACGAAAGCGCCCCTTGTGGGGCTTTCCGCGCTTATGACGACGACCGTTCCTTCGATGAAACGGACGATCGAAGCGTTGAAGGCGGCGGGGTCCACCGCGAAAGTCGCGGTCGGCGGCGCGGTCCTGACGAAGGAGTACGCCGCGGAAGTCGGCGCGGACTATTACGGGAAAGACGCGCTCGAAACGGTCAAGATCGCGCAAGCGGTCATCGGGAAATAG
- a CDS encoding anaerobic ribonucleoside-triphosphate reductase activating protein: MKICGMEKFSMVDYDGYISCTVFTPGCNFRCPFCHNAILVTGGAAEIPESEVFDYLNKRKGLVDAVCITGGEPTLQSDLKDFIKRVRALGYKVKLDSNGTNPALLEELIGEGLLDYVAMDIKSDFAGYAEVIGVESPALLERVKSSVELLKNSPIEYEFRTTAIAEFHSEKNFAAIAEIVRGAKRFFIQKFKDGENNLTQGLLHELPEAEAKKFLAEVSKVVPTVGLRGY; the protein is encoded by the coding sequence ATGAAGATTTGCGGAATGGAAAAGTTTTCCATGGTGGATTACGACGGCTATATTTCCTGCACGGTGTTTACGCCGGGCTGCAATTTTCGCTGTCCGTTTTGCCATAACGCGATTCTCGTTACGGGCGGCGCGGCGGAGATCCCCGAAAGCGAGGTGTTCGACTATCTGAATAAGAGAAAAGGGCTTGTGGACGCCGTCTGCATAACGGGGGGCGAACCGACGCTGCAATCCGACCTCAAAGATTTTATCAAACGCGTGCGCGCGCTCGGCTATAAGGTCAAGCTCGATTCCAACGGAACGAACCCCGCCCTTCTCGAAGAATTGATCGGAGAGGGGCTTCTCGATTACGTGGCGATGGATATCAAGAGCGATTTCGCGGGTTACGCCGAAGTCATCGGCGTGGAAAGTCCCGCGCTCCTCGAACGAGTCAAATCGAGCGTGGAACTTTTGAAAAATTCTCCGATCGAGTACGAGTTTCGGACGACGGCGATCGCGGAATTCCACAGCGAGAAAAACTTCGCGGCGATCGCGGAGATCGTTCGCGGCGCGAAACGCTTCTTTATTCAGAAATTCAAAGACGGAGAAAATAATCTGACCCAAGGGCTTTTACACGAACTCCCCGAAGCCGAGGCGAAAAAGTTCCTCGCCGAAGTCTCGAAAGTCGTGCCGACGGTCGGACTCAGAGGGTATTGA